The following DNA comes from Winogradskyella sp. PG-2.
TCGTAAAGAAATCATTAGTTAAGTGTCCAACATTATCTGTAAATACACCATGTTTAGAACCATCATAATTCGTTCCTAAAACTCTTAATCCACCGACTAAGGCAGTCATCTCTGGAATAGAAAGTGTTAATAAATTAGCACGATCTACTAACAAGTCTTCATCAGCTACATTTAACTTTGAATTCATGTAATTTCTAAATCCGTCTGCAATTGGTTCTAAATATCCAAACGATTCTAAATCCGTTTGTTCTTGTGTTGCATCACCTCTACCTTGTGTAAAAGGAACATTCACATTATGTCCTGCATTACTGGCAGCTTCTTCAACACCAGCCGAACCAGCCAAGACAATTAAATCTGCCATAGAAACTGTTCCGCTAAATTCGCTTTGTATACCTTCTAATACATTTAATACTTTATTTAACTGTTCAGGATTATTGACTTCCCAACTACGTTGTGGCTCTAGTCTAATACGACCTCCATTTGCTCCACCACGCATATCAGAACCTCTATATGTTGAAGCAGAAGCCCAAGCCGTAGATACCAATTCTGACACTGATAAACCAGAAGCTAAAACCATTTTCTTTAAAGATTCTATATCAGAATCACTTAAAGTATAATCTACTGCAGGAATTGGATCTTGCCAGATTAATTCTTCTTTTGGTACTTCAGGACCTAGGTAACGGTGAATTGGTCCCATATCTCTATGCGTTAACTTATACCAAGCACGAGCAAAAGCATCTTCGAATGCTTTATGATCTTTATGGAAACGCTCAGAGATTTCTCTATATGCTGGGTCCATTTTTAGAGCCATATCTGCAGTAGTCATCATAATAGCGCGTGTTCCGTTTCCTCCTGCCGCAGGAGCTTGACGTGCATTTGAAGCTGCTGTAGGTGTCCATTGATGTGCACCTGCAGGACTCTTAGTCAATTCCCAATCATAGTTCAATAGAACATCAAAATAATCTGCATCCCATTGTGTTGGGTTTGGTGTCCAAGATCCTTCTATTCCACTTGTAATTGTATCATCTAAAACTCCAGACTGAAATGTATTCCTCCAACCTGTACTCATTTCTTCCATTGAAGCTCCATGAGGTTCTGCTCCAACATACTTATCTGGGTCAGCAGCACCATGTGCTTTACCGAAAGTATGACCTCCAGCAACTAAAGCTACGGTTTCTTCATCATTCATTGCCATACGACCAAAAGTTATTCTGATATCATGACCCGATTTTAATGGATCAGGTTCTCCATTAGGCCCTTCAGGATTCACATAAATTAATCCCATATGCACAGCACCTAAATGACCTTCTAAATCGCCATCACTTGTTTCGTAACGATCATCATTATCTAGCCAACCCGTTTCACTTCCCCAATATATATCTTGTTCTGGCTCCCATATATCTTCACGACCTCCTGCAAAACCAAACGTAGGAAAGCCCATTGATTCTAATGCACAGTTACCTGCAAGTATCATTAAGTCTGCCCAAGAAATTTTATTCCCATATTTCTTTTTTACTGGCCATAATAATAAACGTGCTTTATCTAAGTTACCATTATCTGGCCAACTGTTTAATGGTGCAAAACGCTGCGTACCAGAACCTGCACCACCACGACCATCACCTACTCTATACGTACCTGCACTATGCCAAGCCATACGAATCATAAATCCTCCGTAGTGTCCATAATCTGCTGGCCACCAATCTTGAGAATCTGTCATTAAATCAATCACATCTTGCTTTAAAGCTGCAAAATCAACACTGCTAAATGCTTCGGCATAATCAAAATCTTCACCCATTGGGTTATTCTTTGTTGCATTTTGCCTCAAAATATTGAGTTTTAATTCATTTGGCCACCAATCTCTATTACTGGTACCACGACCTGCTGTTTGTTTTTGATCTCCACTTAAAAATGGGCATTTACTAGCATCGCCTCCATTGTTATGATTCATTATATTTTAGTTTTTTTGATTTACTAATTTGACATGGATAAAATTATGAAATAATGAGCGTTAAATAAAGCCTCTATATTTTTTTAAATTATCTTTTTATAGCTAAAACTTATAGTATAGATTATTTGAATAGTATTATTTGATATTACTGTAATCTCAGTCTAGGAAATCTTGCCAAAATTTCGTAACTTTTAGTTATAATCTAATACCTATAGATATGAGCAGTACAGAATATACAAAAGTTTATTTCGGCAATTTTATTTTAGTAACTCGTGTTAAAAATGAGTTAGAACGCATTGGAATTATACCAATAATTAAAGATGAAGGTGAATCACAACGTTTGGCAGGTTACGCATCAATGAATCAAGGTTTTCAAGAGGTTTTTGTTCATAATGATGAATTGGATAAAGCGGTTTCAATTGTTGAACAGGTTAAGGCTGAGATGGAAGCGCAATGACAAAAAAAGTCAAAATTCAAAGACTATTTAAAATAACTATGCCGTCACAGCATACATCTTCTCGCGCTGGTCTTTAATCTTTTTATCACTCATATACTCATCAAAAGTCATGTAACGATCTATAACTCCATTTGGAGTTAACTCAATGATTCTGTTACCAACCGTTTGAGCAAACTCATGATCGTGCGTAGTTAACAGTATTGTCCCTTTAAAGTTCTTTAATGAATTGTTAAAGGCTGTAATACTTTCTAAATCTAAGTGATTTGTTGGTTCATCTAATTGTAAAACGTTAGCTCTTATCATCATCATACGACTTAGCATACAACGTACCTTTTCACCTCCAGATAAAACATTAGATGTTTTTAAAGCCTCTTCACCACTAAAAATCATCTTTCCAAGGAAACCTCTAATATGTACTTCTTCACGTTCTTCTTCTGTTGTTGCCCATTGACGTAACCAATCCACTAATGATAATTTATTATTAAAGAATTCACTATTATCTAATGGTAAATACGATTGTGTTGTAGTTACTCCCCAAGCAAATTTACCAGAATCTGCTTTTTCATTTCCATTCACAATCTGATAAAAAGCAGTAGTTGCTCTAGAATCTTTAGAATACACAACTACCTTATCTCCTTTTGCTAAATTGATATCAATACCTTTAAACAAAACTTCTCCATCTAAACTTGCAGAAAGCCCTTCAATATTTAAAATCTGATCGCCAGCTTCACGATCGCGTTCAAAAATAATCGCAGGATAACGACGACTAGAACGCTTAATATCTGCTATATTTAATTTTTCTATCATCTTCTTTCTACTAGTTGCTTGTTTAGATTTTGCAACGTTAGCTGAGAAACGACGAATAAATTCTTCTAATTCTTTTTTCTTCTCTTCGGCCTTTTTGTTTTGCTGTGCATGTTGCTTAGCTGCTAGCTGAGAAGACTCGTACCAAAAGGTATAGTTTCCAGAGAAGTGATTGATTTTACCGAAATCAATATCAGAAATATGTGTGCAAACTGCATCTAAAAAGTGTCTGTCGTGAGAAACAACAATCACACAGTTATCATAATTTGCTAAGAAATTTTCTAACCAAGAAATAGTTTCGTAATCTAAATCATTGGTAGGCTCATCCATTATTAATAAATCTGGCTTTCCAAATAAAGCTTGTGCTAATAACACACGGACTTTTTGTTTACCATCTAAATCTTTCATTAACATATAATGCAAATCTTCCTTAATCCCTAGGTTAGATAACATTGCAGCCGCATCACTATCTGCATTCCAGCCATTCATTTCTTCAAACTGAAC
Coding sequences within:
- the katG gene encoding catalase/peroxidase HPI: MNHNNGGDASKCPFLSGDQKQTAGRGTSNRDWWPNELKLNILRQNATKNNPMGEDFDYAEAFSSVDFAALKQDVIDLMTDSQDWWPADYGHYGGFMIRMAWHSAGTYRVGDGRGGAGSGTQRFAPLNSWPDNGNLDKARLLLWPVKKKYGNKISWADLMILAGNCALESMGFPTFGFAGGREDIWEPEQDIYWGSETGWLDNDDRYETSDGDLEGHLGAVHMGLIYVNPEGPNGEPDPLKSGHDIRITFGRMAMNDEETVALVAGGHTFGKAHGAADPDKYVGAEPHGASMEEMSTGWRNTFQSGVLDDTITSGIEGSWTPNPTQWDADYFDVLLNYDWELTKSPAGAHQWTPTAASNARQAPAAGGNGTRAIMMTTADMALKMDPAYREISERFHKDHKAFEDAFARAWYKLTHRDMGPIHRYLGPEVPKEELIWQDPIPAVDYTLSDSDIESLKKMVLASGLSVSELVSTAWASASTYRGSDMRGGANGGRIRLEPQRSWEVNNPEQLNKVLNVLEGIQSEFSGTVSMADLIVLAGSAGVEEAASNAGHNVNVPFTQGRGDATQEQTDLESFGYLEPIADGFRNYMNSKLNVADEDLLVDRANLLTLSIPEMTALVGGLRVLGTNYDGSKHGVFTDNVGHLTNDFFTNVLDFSLTWKAATAEDKEFIGRDRRTNAMKFSGTRADLIFGSNTELRAVAEVYGANDGESRFMNDFVAAWTKVMNLDRFDLK
- a CDS encoding putative signal transducing protein — translated: MSSTEYTKVYFGNFILVTRVKNELERIGIIPIIKDEGESQRLAGYASMNQGFQEVFVHNDELDKAVSIVEQVKAEMEAQ
- a CDS encoding ABC-F family ATP-binding cassette domain-containing protein; translation: MLSVSNLSVQFGKRVLFDEVNTTFNNGNCYGIIGANGSGKSTFLKIIAGKMDPTSGHIHLESGKRMSVLEQNHNKHDEDTVLETILKGNKPLYKLKSEIDALYADYTDENAEKIGELQVQFEEMNGWNADSDAAAMLSNLGIKEDLHYMLMKDLDGKQKVRVLLAQALFGKPDLLIMDEPTNDLDYETISWLENFLANYDNCVIVVSHDRHFLDAVCTHISDIDFGKINHFSGNYTFWYESSQLAAKQHAQQNKKAEEKKKELEEFIRRFSANVAKSKQATSRKKMIEKLNIADIKRSSRRYPAIIFERDREAGDQILNIEGLSASLDGEVLFKGIDINLAKGDKVVVYSKDSRATTAFYQIVNGNEKADSGKFAWGVTTTQSYLPLDNSEFFNNKLSLVDWLRQWATTEEEREEVHIRGFLGKMIFSGEEALKTSNVLSGGEKVRCMLSRMMMIRANVLQLDEPTNHLDLESITAFNNSLKNFKGTILLTTHDHEFAQTVGNRIIELTPNGVIDRYMTFDEYMSDKKIKDQREKMYAVTA